Proteins co-encoded in one Sulfuricystis thermophila genomic window:
- the coq7 gene encoding 2-polyprenyl-3-methyl-6-methoxy-1,4-benzoquinone monooxygenase, which produces MSLLDPVILQIDQALRTLFVPAPTKRPMPGESLPEPELTEPERRHAAALMRINHVGEVCAQALYAGQAFAAASSAVREALKRAAWEETEHLNWTERRIEELGGRKSLLNPLWYAGAWTIGAIAGRLGDPVSLGFVAETERQVEAHLEGHLRQLPAADQRSQAIVDQMKADEIAHARMAVSLGAAELPPLAKGAMKLAAKVMTTTAYWI; this is translated from the coding sequence ATGAGCCTGCTCGATCCCGTCATCCTGCAAATCGATCAAGCGCTGCGCACCCTGTTCGTTCCGGCGCCGACCAAGCGACCGATGCCTGGCGAATCCCTGCCCGAGCCGGAATTGACTGAGCCCGAACGTCGTCACGCCGCGGCCCTGATGCGCATCAACCATGTCGGCGAGGTCTGCGCGCAGGCGCTCTATGCCGGCCAGGCCTTCGCTGCGGCGAGCAGCGCGGTGCGTGAGGCACTCAAGCGCGCTGCCTGGGAGGAAACCGAGCATCTCAACTGGACCGAGCGGCGCATCGAAGAGCTGGGCGGCCGCAAGAGCCTGCTCAATCCGCTCTGGTATGCCGGCGCCTGGACGATCGGCGCGATCGCCGGCCGGCTGGGCGATCCGGTCAGCCTCGGTTTCGTCGCGGAAACCGAGCGGCAGGTCGAGGCGCATCTGGAAGGACACTTACGCCAGTTGCCGGCTGCCGATCAGCGCTCGCAGGCGATTGTCGATCAGATGAAGGCCGACGAGATCGCTCACGCGCGCATGGCGGTCAGTCTCGGCGCGGCCGAGCTGCCGCCGCTGGCCAAGGGAGCGATGAAACTTGCCGCCAAAGTGATGACGACGACCGCCTACTGGATCTGA
- a CDS encoding proline--tRNA ligase, which translates to MRASQFFINTLKEAPADAEVVSHKLMTRAGMIKKLAGGIYTYMPMGLRVIRKIETIIREEMNRAGAIELLMPIVQPAELWQETGRWDKMGPELLRVKDRHQRDFVIQPTSEEVITDIARSEIHSWRQLPKNFYHIQTKFRDERRPRFGVMRGREFTMKDAYSFDRDAAGAEKSYQAMYEAYVRIFERLGLKFRAVRADTGAIGGSLSHEFQVIADTGEDVLVYCPDSDYAANIELAEALPLIAVRPAPTLALQKVATPETTRCEDVAKLLGVPLEQTVKSIVLAVDTPLGPEIWLLLVRGDHDLNEVKAVKVPGLDNGFRFATEAEIIDHFGCPPGYLGPLNTKKPVKIVADRTVANMADFVSGANEIGFHIQGINWGRDLPEPDIVADIRNVVAGDPSPDGKGKLAIQRGIEVGHVFYLGTKYSAAMNCTYLDETGKPQLMEMGCYGIGVTRLAGAAIEQNHDEKGIIWPDAIAPFTVVICPVGWSKSDAVRQAALDLYEKLIVSGIDVILDDRDERPGVMFADWELIGVPHRVTIGERGLKEGMAEYQHRRDAAAVKVPLADIASFVRARVCV; encoded by the coding sequence ATGCGTGCCAGCCAGTTCTTCATCAACACCCTCAAGGAAGCACCCGCCGATGCCGAAGTCGTCTCGCACAAGCTGATGACGCGCGCCGGCATGATCAAGAAGCTCGCCGGCGGCATCTACACCTACATGCCGATGGGCTTGAGAGTGATCCGCAAGATCGAAACGATCATCCGCGAGGAGATGAACCGCGCCGGCGCGATCGAGCTGTTGATGCCGATCGTGCAACCGGCCGAGCTGTGGCAGGAAACCGGACGCTGGGACAAGATGGGGCCGGAACTGTTGCGTGTCAAAGACCGCCATCAGCGCGATTTCGTCATCCAGCCCACTTCCGAGGAAGTGATCACCGACATCGCCCGCAGCGAAATCCACAGCTGGCGGCAGCTGCCGAAGAACTTCTACCACATCCAGACCAAGTTCCGCGACGAGCGCCGGCCGCGCTTCGGCGTGATGCGCGGGCGCGAATTCACGATGAAGGATGCCTACTCCTTCGATCGCGATGCCGCCGGCGCCGAAAAGAGTTATCAGGCGATGTACGAGGCTTATGTGAGGATCTTCGAACGCCTGGGCCTCAAATTCCGCGCCGTGCGTGCCGACACCGGCGCGATCGGCGGCTCGCTGTCGCACGAGTTCCAGGTGATCGCCGATACCGGTGAGGATGTGTTGGTGTATTGCCCCGATTCCGACTACGCCGCCAACATCGAGCTGGCCGAGGCGCTGCCATTGATTGCCGTCCGGCCAGCGCCGACTTTGGCGCTGCAAAAGGTCGCTACGCCGGAGACCACCCGCTGCGAGGATGTCGCGAAGTTGCTCGGCGTACCGCTCGAACAAACCGTGAAGTCGATCGTGCTGGCCGTCGACACCCCGCTCGGACCCGAGATCTGGCTGTTGCTGGTGCGCGGCGACCACGATTTGAACGAAGTCAAGGCCGTCAAGGTGCCCGGGCTCGACAATGGTTTTCGTTTCGCCACCGAAGCCGAGATCATCGACCATTTCGGCTGCCCGCCGGGATACCTGGGCCCGCTCAATACCAAGAAGCCGGTGAAGATCGTCGCCGACCGCACCGTCGCGAACATGGCCGATTTCGTTTCCGGCGCCAACGAGATCGGCTTTCACATCCAGGGCATCAACTGGGGACGCGACCTGCCCGAGCCCGACATCGTCGCCGACATTCGCAACGTCGTCGCCGGCGATCCTTCGCCGGACGGCAAGGGCAAACTCGCGATCCAGCGTGGTATCGAGGTCGGTCACGTGTTCTACCTCGGCACCAAGTATTCGGCGGCGATGAACTGCACTTATCTGGATGAGACCGGCAAACCGCAACTGATGGAGATGGGCTGCTACGGCATCGGTGTCACCCGGCTCGCCGGCGCGGCGATCGAACAGAATCATGACGAAAAAGGCATCATCTGGCCCGATGCGATCGCGCCGTTTACCGTGGTGATTTGCCCGGTCGGCTGGAGCAAGTCGGATGCCGTGCGCCAGGCTGCTCTCGACCTCTACGAAAAACTCATCGTCTCGGGTATCGACGTGATCCTCGACGACCGTGACGAGCGGCCCGGGGTGATGTTCGCCGACTGGGAGCTGATTGGCGTACCGCATCGCGTCACCATCGGCGAACGCGGGCTCAAGGAAGGCATGGCGGAATATCAGCACCGGCGCGATGCGGCAGCCGTGAAAGTGCCGCTCGCCGACATCGCCTCGTTCGTGCGCGCCAGGGTATGCGTCTAG
- a CDS encoding bactofilin family protein: MFKKSSKPNGRIDTLIGAGTTVEGNITFSGGLRIDGEVHGNVCAAGDQPGTLVISEHARVDGEVAVPHVVINGTVNGPVRSAEALELQPRARVTGDVEYSTIEIHLGAIVEGRLLHRGAEGAKAVELKLAGGR, encoded by the coding sequence ATGTTCAAGAAGTCCAGCAAGCCGAACGGTAGGATCGATACTTTGATCGGAGCAGGAACGACTGTGGAAGGCAATATCACTTTCTCGGGCGGCTTGCGTATCGACGGAGAAGTCCACGGCAACGTTTGCGCAGCCGGCGATCAGCCCGGAACCCTGGTGATCAGCGAACATGCCCGCGTCGATGGCGAGGTTGCCGTTCCTCATGTCGTCATCAACGGCACTGTCAATGGACCAGTCCGTTCCGCCGAGGCCCTCGAGTTGCAGCCGCGTGCGCGCGTGACTGGGGATGTCGAATACAGCACCATCGAGATCCATCTCGGGGCGATCGTCGAAGGGCGCTTGCTGCATCGTGGCGCCGAAGGCGCCAAGGCCGTCGAATTGAAGCTGGCAGGCGGCCGTTGA
- a CDS encoding M23 family metallopeptidase, with amino-acid sequence MFRKASPILRIASAGAATAATFFFMAAAFGTARDTLDLDANIKQVVEQLPLPALEPIEGSTNSLTREIVIQRGDTLGSLLTKLGIDTAEAERFLRQDKSAAAFARQLVPGKSFIARIDTNGELESLVFPLNGENSKALVVQRTSEGFAAKTDALPLASRVALKSATIQHSLFAATDEAGIPDAVAIQLVEIFGGDIDFHRDLRKGDRFSVIYESTDHLGKPIGNPRILAAEFVNDGKTYRAFWYQPAQGSGGYYTESGQSMRKAFLRSPLEFSRITSGFSSARYHPVLREVRAHRGIDYAAPVGTRVKATADGVVDFVGMQGGYGKVVMLRHPGNRTTVYGHLSGFAAGLRKGSRVSQGEVIGYVGATGLATGPHLHYEFRVAGVHRNPLSIALPEAAPLPDGQLAAFKTAAAEMANQLAMARDMRIALLD; translated from the coding sequence TTGTTCCGCAAAGCCTCGCCAATCCTGCGTATCGCCTCGGCAGGCGCGGCTACCGCGGCGACGTTTTTTTTCATGGCGGCGGCGTTCGGCACTGCCCGCGATACCCTTGATCTCGATGCAAATATCAAGCAGGTCGTCGAGCAGTTACCCCTGCCGGCCCTTGAGCCCATCGAGGGTTCAACGAATTCGCTTACTCGCGAGATCGTCATTCAGCGTGGCGATACCCTCGGCAGCCTGTTGACCAAACTCGGCATCGACACGGCCGAAGCCGAACGCTTCCTGCGCCAGGACAAAAGCGCTGCAGCATTCGCGCGACAACTGGTTCCCGGGAAATCTTTCATTGCCAGGATCGATACGAATGGTGAGCTCGAATCGCTCGTCTTTCCGCTAAATGGCGAGAACTCGAAAGCGCTCGTCGTCCAGCGCACATCAGAAGGGTTTGCCGCAAAGACCGATGCTCTTCCTCTCGCCAGTAGGGTGGCATTGAAATCGGCGACTATCCAGCATTCGCTGTTCGCGGCCACCGACGAAGCCGGCATCCCAGATGCCGTCGCCATTCAGTTAGTCGAAATATTCGGTGGCGACATCGACTTCCACCGGGACCTGCGCAAGGGCGACAGGTTTTCCGTAATCTATGAAAGCACCGATCATCTCGGCAAGCCGATCGGAAACCCGCGGATTCTGGCCGCCGAGTTCGTCAACGACGGTAAGACATACCGTGCATTCTGGTACCAGCCGGCGCAGGGCTCCGGAGGTTATTACACGGAAAGCGGACAAAGCATGAGGAAGGCCTTCTTGCGCTCACCGCTCGAATTTTCGAGGATTACGTCCGGCTTCTCCAGCGCCCGCTATCACCCCGTACTGCGTGAGGTTCGCGCGCATCGCGGCATCGATTACGCTGCACCTGTTGGTACACGCGTCAAAGCAACCGCGGATGGCGTGGTCGATTTCGTCGGCATGCAAGGTGGCTATGGCAAGGTCGTGATGCTCAGGCATCCGGGAAACCGGACCACCGTCTATGGTCATCTATCAGGTTTTGCCGCGGGATTGCGCAAAGGCTCACGGGTCTCGCAAGGCGAGGTCATCGGCTACGTCGGTGCTACTGGCCTTGCCACCGGCCCCCATCTCCATTACGAGTTCCGTGTTGCCGGCGTGCATCGCAATCCGCTCTCGATCGCCCTGCCAGAGGCAGCTCCCCTGCCAGATGGGCAGTTGGCCGCGTTCAAGACCGCGGCAGCCGAAATGGCGAACCAGCTCGCGATGGCGCGCGATATGCGTATCGCCCTGCTGGATTGA
- a CDS encoding RNA pyrophosphohydrolase, translated as MLDREGYRPNVGIILTNQRHEVFWGKRIREHSWQFPQGGIKKGETPEEAMFRELYEEVGLRPEHVRILGRTRDWLRYDVPQQWVRRAWRGTYKGQKQIWFLLRLIGRDSDICLRATSKPEFDAWRWSDYWVPLESVIEFKRGVYQRALTELAHLLFRVPGQPSGRPEAWNEPPAAEPATEER; from the coding sequence ATGCTCGATCGGGAAGGTTATCGCCCGAACGTCGGCATCATTCTGACCAATCAGCGTCACGAGGTATTCTGGGGCAAACGAATTCGCGAACATTCCTGGCAGTTTCCGCAGGGCGGCATCAAGAAGGGGGAAACGCCCGAAGAGGCAATGTTCCGCGAGCTCTATGAGGAAGTGGGCCTGAGGCCCGAGCATGTCCGCATCCTCGGTCGAACGCGTGACTGGCTGCGATACGACGTTCCGCAACAATGGGTGCGCCGCGCATGGCGCGGTACTTACAAAGGACAAAAGCAGATCTGGTTCCTGTTGCGCCTGATCGGTCGCGACAGTGACATCTGTCTGCGCGCGACCTCGAAACCGGAGTTCGATGCCTGGCGCTGGAGCGACTACTGGGTGCCGCTCGAGTCGGTGATCGAATTCAAGCGTGGCGTGTATCAACGGGCGCTGACCGAACTGGCGCATTTGCTGTTTCGCGTTCCTGGCCAACCATCTGGACGACCGGAAGCCTGGAATGAGCCACCCGCTGCTGAACCGGCGACCGAAGAACGATGA
- the rplM gene encoding 50S ribosomal protein L13, whose product MKTFSAKPHEVKRDWFVVDATDKVLGRLASEIARRLRGKHKTEYTPHVDTGDYIVVVNVDKLRVTGNKAQDKKYFRHSGFPGGIYETNFIKLQQRFPARVLEKAVKGMLPKGPLGYAMLKKMKCYAGAEHPHAAQQPKTLEI is encoded by the coding sequence ATGAAGACTTTTTCCGCCAAACCGCATGAGGTCAAGCGCGATTGGTTCGTCGTCGATGCCACGGACAAGGTGCTCGGCCGTTTGGCCTCAGAAATCGCCCGACGTCTGCGCGGCAAGCACAAGACCGAATACACGCCGCACGTCGATACCGGCGATTACATCGTCGTCGTCAATGTCGATAAGCTGCGCGTGACCGGCAACAAGGCCCAGGACAAGAAGTACTTCCGCCACTCCGGTTTCCCGGGCGGCATTTACGAGACCAATTTCATCAAGCTGCAGCAGCGCTTCCCGGCCCGCGTGCTCGAAAAAGCCGTCAAGGGCATGCTGCCGAAAGGCCCGCTTGGCTACGCGATGCTGAAGAAGATGAAATGCTATGCCGGCGCCGAACATCCCCATGCCGCGCAGCAGCCCAAGACACTGGAAATCTGA
- the rpsI gene encoding 30S ribosomal protein S9: MSANYYYGTGRRKTAVARVFMKNGSGKIIVNDKPVDEFFSRETGRMVVRQPLELTQHLNTFDIMVNVTGGGESGQAGAVRHGITRALIEYDATLKPALSQAGFVTRDAREVERKKVGLHKARRRKQFSKR, encoded by the coding sequence ATGTCGGCCAATTACTACTATGGCACCGGTCGCCGCAAGACCGCCGTCGCGCGCGTGTTCATGAAAAACGGCAGCGGCAAGATCATCGTCAACGACAAGCCGGTGGACGAATTCTTTTCCCGCGAAACCGGCCGGATGGTCGTGCGCCAGCCCCTCGAGCTGACCCAGCATCTCAACACGTTCGACATCATGGTGAATGTCACCGGGGGTGGTGAATCCGGCCAGGCCGGTGCCGTGCGTCACGGTATCACCCGTGCGCTGATCGAATACGATGCCACACTCAAACCGGCGCTCTCACAGGCCGGCTTCGTGACCCGTGATGCGCGTGAAGTGGAACGCAAGAAGGTCGGTTTGCACAAGGCGCGCCGGCGCAAACAGTTCTCGAAGCGCTGA
- a CDS encoding OsmC family protein: MECTVHWQPRGMSFVAETGSGHMVAMDGAPEAGGRNLAPRPLELLLAGTGGCTAFDVVSILKKSRQDVTDCSVRITADRAEQDPKVFTRIDLHFIVKGRNLKPEAVERAVKLSAEKYCSASIMLGKTAQMHHSWEIVEL; this comes from the coding sequence TTGGAATGCACGGTACATTGGCAGCCGCGCGGTATGAGTTTCGTCGCGGAAACCGGCTCCGGCCATATGGTGGCGATGGACGGCGCGCCCGAGGCCGGCGGGCGCAATCTGGCGCCACGTCCCCTCGAACTGTTGCTGGCCGGCACCGGCGGCTGCACCGCCTTCGATGTCGTATCGATCCTGAAGAAGTCGCGCCAGGACGTCACCGATTGCTCCGTGCGGATCACGGCCGACCGCGCCGAACAGGATCCCAAGGTGTTTACGCGCATCGACCTGCATTTCATCGTCAAGGGCCGCAACCTCAAGCCCGAGGCGGTCGAGCGCGCCGTCAAGCTGTCGGCCGAAAAATATTGCTCGGCCTCGATCATGCTCGGCAAGACCGCCCAGATGCACCACTCCTGGGAAATCGTCGAGCTCTGA
- a CDS encoding CNP1-like family protein — MKRLFPVFVVLFVASNVSAGLLTDEDPDAPKWEEEVPQLPEFPREANLREFYVSATTPHRYFIDGTSLSVGKDGVVRYTLVVRTRGGVTNITFEGMRCATGQYKIYATGRADGTWAVARRSEWRPITDKPTYRHHAALAHDFFCPIGNPIATPEEGREALRLGKHPSVN; from the coding sequence ATGAAGCGCCTTTTCCCCGTATTCGTCGTGTTGTTCGTGGCCAGCAACGTATCGGCCGGCCTGCTCACCGACGAGGATCCCGACGCGCCGAAATGGGAGGAAGAGGTGCCGCAGCTGCCCGAGTTTCCCAGGGAAGCGAACCTGCGCGAGTTTTATGTCAGCGCCACGACGCCGCACCGCTATTTCATCGACGGCACCAGCCTGAGTGTCGGTAAGGACGGCGTGGTGCGCTACACACTCGTGGTGCGCACGCGTGGCGGCGTCACCAACATCACCTTCGAAGGCATGCGCTGCGCCACCGGCCAATACAAGATCTACGCCACCGGGCGTGCCGATGGCACCTGGGCCGTGGCCCGGCGCAGCGAGTGGCGGCCGATCACGGACAAGCCGACCTACCGCCACCATGCCGCGCTTGCGCATGATTTCTTCTGCCCGATCGGCAACCCCATCGCGACCCCCGAAGAAGGGCGCGAGGCCTTGCGGTTGGGCAAACATCCCAGCGTGAATTGA
- a CDS encoding lytic transglycosylase domain-containing protein — MRLALLVLLACLALQAKAGAQKYEPLAASVQAALHAAIADRAAPEPRFDSLQEKIDWLTEMSRRLARRMPDREARLEFLKTVRYEAQRAGLDPQLVLGLIEVESGFRKYAVSTAGARGYMQVMPFWIDLIGEKSHNLFHLRTNLRYGCTILRHYLDIENGDLFRALGRYNGSLGRPEYPNMVRAAWEKRWNWGPRIIQARQ, encoded by the coding sequence ATGCGTCTAGCTTTGCTGGTGTTGCTGGCCTGCCTGGCGCTGCAGGCAAAGGCCGGCGCCCAGAAATACGAGCCGCTGGCAGCCAGCGTGCAGGCTGCGCTGCATGCCGCGATCGCCGATCGCGCCGCACCCGAGCCGCGCTTCGACAGTCTGCAGGAAAAAATCGACTGGCTCACAGAGATGTCGCGTCGCCTGGCACGGCGCATGCCGGATCGCGAAGCGCGGCTCGAATTCCTCAAGACCGTGCGCTACGAAGCCCAGCGCGCCGGGCTCGATCCGCAGCTCGTGCTGGGACTCATCGAAGTGGAAAGCGGCTTTCGCAAATACGCTGTCTCGACGGCCGGGGCGCGCGGCTACATGCAGGTGATGCCCTTCTGGATTGATCTGATCGGCGAAAAAAGTCACAACCTGTTTCACCTGCGCACCAACCTGCGCTATGGCTGCACGATCCTGCGGCATTATCTCGACATCGAGAATGGCGACCTGTTTCGCGCCCTCGGCCGCTACAACGGCAGCCTCGGCCGGCCGGAATACCCGAACATGGTGCGCGCGGCGTGGGAGAAACGCTGGAACTGGGGCCCGCGCATCATTCAGGCGCGGCAGTAG
- the argC gene encoding N-acetyl-gamma-glutamyl-phosphate reductase: protein MIKVGIVGGTGYTGVELLRLLAQHPEVELTAITSRAEAGSAVADMFPSLRGRIDLKFSDPASAPLKDCQVVFFATPNGVAMQQARSLLDAGVRVIDLAADFRIKDVSLWEKWYGMTHATPDLVAEAVYGLPEMNREQIKTARLVANPGCYPTAVQLGFLPLIEAGCVDIDHLIADAKSGVSGAGRKAETHILFAEASDNFKAYGVAGHRHLPEIRQGLTAVAGAPIGLTFVPHLTPMIRGIHATLYARITREADIQALYEKRYAGEAFVDVLPPKSHPDTRSVRAANVCRIAVHRPQGGDMLVILSVIDNLVKGAAGQAVQNMNLMFGFDECLGLTQVPVLP from the coding sequence ATGATCAAGGTGGGCATCGTTGGCGGAACCGGCTATACGGGTGTCGAATTGTTGCGTCTGCTGGCGCAACATCCCGAGGTGGAATTGACGGCCATCACCTCCCGCGCCGAGGCTGGCAGTGCTGTGGCCGACATGTTCCCGAGCTTGCGCGGTCGGATCGACCTCAAATTCAGCGACCCGGCAAGTGCGCCGCTCAAGGACTGCCAGGTCGTCTTCTTTGCGACGCCGAATGGTGTGGCGATGCAGCAGGCCCGCAGCCTGCTCGATGCCGGCGTGCGTGTCATCGATCTCGCCGCCGATTTTCGTATCAAGGACGTCTCCCTTTGGGAGAAATGGTATGGCATGACCCACGCCACCCCTGATCTCGTCGCCGAGGCGGTCTATGGCCTGCCGGAAATGAATCGTGAGCAGATCAAGACTGCGCGTCTCGTCGCCAATCCCGGTTGTTATCCGACAGCGGTGCAACTCGGCTTCCTGCCCTTGATCGAAGCCGGATGTGTCGATATCGATCATCTGATCGCCGATGCAAAATCCGGTGTTTCGGGAGCAGGGCGCAAGGCGGAAACGCACATCCTTTTCGCCGAGGCTTCCGACAATTTCAAGGCCTACGGCGTGGCGGGGCACCGCCATCTACCGGAAATTCGCCAAGGACTCACCGCCGTCGCCGGCGCACCGATTGGCCTGACTTTCGTTCCCCATCTGACGCCGATGATCCGGGGCATTCACGCGACGCTGTATGCGCGTATCACCAGGGAAGCGGACATCCAGGCGCTCTATGAAAAGCGCTATGCTGGCGAAGCCTTCGTCGATGTCTTGCCCCCCAAGTCCCATCCCGATACCCGTTCCGTCAGGGCGGCGAACGTCTGTCGCATCGCCGTTCATCGTCCACAGGGCGGCGACATGCTGGTGATCCTGTCGGTGATCGACAATCTGGTCAAAGGTGCGGCCGGGCAGGCAGTGCAAAACATGAACCTGATGTTCGGTTTCGACGAATGCCTTGGCCTCACGCAAGTTCCCGTCTTGCCCTGA
- the erpA gene encoding iron-sulfur cluster insertion protein ErpA yields the protein MNAPAEMTAPLIFTDSAANKVKELILEEGNPELKLRVFVTGGGCSGFQYGFTFDEVINEDDTVMEKNGVTLLIDPMSFQYLVGAEIDYSEGLQGSQFVIKNPNATSTCGCGSSFSV from the coding sequence ATGAACGCGCCCGCCGAAATGACCGCACCGCTGATTTTCACTGATAGCGCTGCCAACAAGGTCAAGGAACTGATCCTGGAAGAAGGGAATCCGGAACTGAAGCTCAGAGTCTTTGTGACTGGTGGGGGCTGTTCTGGTTTCCAGTACGGGTTCACTTTCGATGAAGTGATCAACGAAGATGACACCGTGATGGAAAAGAACGGTGTGACGTTATTGATCGACCCGATGAGCTTCCAGTATCTCGTCGGCGCCGAAATCGATTACAGCGAAGGCTTGCAAGGCTCGCAGTTCGTCATCAAGAACCCGAATGCCACGAGCACCTGCGGCTGCGGTTCTTCGTTTTCGGTTTGA
- the tyrS gene encoding tyrosine--tRNA ligase, whose product MIDVESQLALIKRGAEELLVEAELVEKLKTGRPLRVKAGFDPTAPDLHLGHTVLINKLRHFQELGHHVMFLIGDFTGMIGDPTGKNATRPPLSREQIKQNALTYQDQVFKILDPEKTEICFNSTWFDSLGAAGMIRLAAQHTVARMLERDDFAKRYAANQPIAIHEFLYPLCQGYDSVAMQADVELGGTDQKFNLLVGRELQKHYGQTPQCILTMPLLEGLDGVNKMSKSLGNYIGIAEPPREIFGKLMSISDELMWRYYELLSFRSSNEIAQLKRDVAEGANPRDIKISLAQELVARFHGQDAARAALEDFLARFQRGAIPDDMPELSLPAGPVAQVLKQAGLVASTSEALRLIDGGGVRIDGVKIEDRALQLQAGSTIVLQVGKRKFARITLY is encoded by the coding sequence ATGATTGATGTCGAATCCCAGCTTGCCCTGATCAAACGCGGTGCCGAAGAGTTGCTTGTCGAGGCAGAGCTCGTCGAAAAGCTGAAAACCGGTCGCCCTCTCAGAGTCAAGGCAGGATTCGATCCGACCGCCCCGGATCTGCATCTCGGTCACACAGTGCTGATCAACAAGCTCAGACACTTCCAGGAGCTGGGCCATCACGTGATGTTTCTGATCGGCGATTTCACTGGCATGATCGGCGACCCGACCGGCAAGAACGCCACCCGACCGCCATTGTCTCGCGAGCAGATCAAGCAGAACGCGCTGACGTATCAGGATCAGGTGTTCAAGATCCTCGATCCGGAGAAAACGGAAATCTGCTTCAACTCCACCTGGTTCGATTCTCTCGGTGCGGCTGGCATGATCAGGCTTGCCGCCCAGCATACCGTTGCACGCATGCTCGAGCGCGACGACTTTGCCAAGCGCTATGCCGCCAATCAGCCGATCGCCATTCACGAGTTCCTCTATCCCTTGTGCCAGGGCTACGATTCGGTGGCAATGCAGGCAGATGTCGAGCTGGGCGGGACGGACCAGAAGTTCAATTTGCTTGTTGGACGTGAGCTGCAAAAGCATTATGGGCAGACTCCGCAGTGCATCCTGACCATGCCATTGCTCGAGGGACTGGACGGCGTCAACAAGATGTCCAAGTCGCTGGGCAACTACATTGGCATCGCCGAACCGCCGCGCGAGATTTTCGGCAAACTGATGTCGATTTCGGACGAGCTGATGTGGCGTTATTACGAACTGCTCTCCTTCCGCTCCAGCAATGAAATTGCGCAGCTCAAGCGCGATGTCGCGGAAGGCGCCAATCCTCGGGATATCAAGATCTCGCTTGCTCAGGAGCTGGTGGCGCGCTTCCATGGTCAGGATGCCGCCAGGGCGGCGCTGGAAGATTTTCTTGCTCGTTTTCAACGAGGCGCCATTCCCGATGACATGCCTGAGCTGTCTTTGCCTGCCGGCCCGGTAGCTCAGGTGTTGAAGCAAGCCGGACTCGTCGCGAGCACCTCCGAGGCCTTGCGTTTGATCGACGGCGGGGGGGTGCGCATCGATGGTGTCAAGATCGAGGACAGGGCCTTGCAATTGCAAGCCGGCTCTACCATCGTGCTGCAAGTCGGTAAACGCAAGTTCGCGCGGATAACCCTTTACTGA